One part of the Phaenicophaeus curvirostris isolate KB17595 chromosome 2, BPBGC_Pcur_1.0, whole genome shotgun sequence genome encodes these proteins:
- the TAAR1 gene encoding trace amine-associated receptor 1, with the protein MQLCCDSVNGSCIRSSWSNSIRVSMYVFMVCIILATVIGNLTVIISISHFKQLHTPTNFLILSMATVDFLLGLLIMPCSMVRSVEHCWYFGELFCKIHTSTDIMLSTASIFHLSFISIDRYYAVCDPLRYRSKINTFVILVMIFVSWMVPAAFAFGMIFLDLNLKGAEEIYNHVHCEGGCFVIFSETSGVVASIVSFYIPGFVMLCIYRKIYSIAKRQARSIDAISQKKMEFEMKHHISFCRERKAAKTLGIIMGVFLICWSPFFFFTATNPFMNYVIPPILIDVLVWLGYLNSTFNPIVYAFSYMWFRKALKIILSGNVFQQDSSGTHLDLE; encoded by the coding sequence ATGCAACTgtgctgtgattctgtaaatggCTCTTGCATAAGGAGCAGCTGGTCAAATAGTATCCGTGTTTCCATGTATGTCTTCATGGTTTGCATTATTCTGGCCACAGTGATTGGAAATTTGACGGTTATCATCTCAATATCACATTTCAAGCAGCTTCATACACCTACCAATTTCCTGATACTTTCTATGGCTACAGTAGACTTTCTGCTGGGACTCCTCATCATGCCTTGCAGCATGGTACGCTCTGTTGAGCATTGCTGGTATTTTGGGGAGCTCTTCTGCAAGATACACACAAGCACAGACATTATGCTGAGCACAGCTTCCATCTTCCATCTTTCCTTCATATCCATCGACCGTTACTATGCTGTGTGTGACCCTCTAAGATACAGATCAAAGATAAATACTTTTGTTATCCTGGTCATGATATTTGTAAGTTGGATGGtccctgctgcttttgcttttgggATGATCTTTCTAGACCTAAATTTGAAAGGGGCAGAAGAGATTTATAATCATGTCCATTGTGAAGGAGGATGCTTTGTCATTTTTAGTGAAACTTCAGGTGTTGTGGCCTCCATAGTGTCTTTTTACATCCCTGGATTTGTTATGCTGTGCATCTATAGGAAAATATACTCTATAGCCAAGAGGCAAGCAAGATCCATTGATGCAATCAGCCAGAAAAAGATGGAATTTGAAATGAAGCACCACATATCATtttgcagagaaaggaaagctgCAAAGACATTGGGCATAATAATGGGAGTGTTCCTCATCTGTTGGAGTCCATTCTTCTTCTTTACAGCAACCAATCCATTTATGAATTATGTGATACCTCCTATTCTCATCgatgttttggtttggcttggtTATTTAAATTCTACATTTAACCCAATTGTTTATGCATTTTCTTACATGTGGTTTCGCAAGGCATTAAAGATCATTCTATCTGGAAATGTTTTCCAACAAGACTCTTCCGGGACTCATCTGGATTTAGAGTAA